Genomic DNA from Paracoccus sp. MBLB3053:
TGGGGCCGAAGAGGTCTTTCGGGACCGGCTGCCCGATCATCTGCGCAGGACGATCGCGAAAATGGTCGCCCGCCGCTCGGCCAAGGGCTGAAAATTTCGGCGGGTCCTTCCTGCCATTCGAACGTTCGGGGGTCATTCGCGCCCCGCTGCTCGCAAGTTTTTTCTGGCGCTGACGATCAGGGAGATGGGGTTGTTGTTGGGGTCTGAGTTGCCATCGCAGGATGTGGCGTCGGATCTGCTGGCGGTCGAAGTCGATGCCGAGCTGGCGGAGAAGCTGCGCCGTTTCCCACTTCCGGCCGGCGTTCTCGATGCCGACATGAACCAGGAAGAAATTGCCCAGGCGCTGAACACGACCGTCAACACGATCTCGAAATGGATCCGCGACGGCATGCCGGTAGCACAGGTCGGCGGCAATGGTCGTGCCTATGTCCTGCGGTTGTCCCATTGCTGGGCATGGCGGAATGCCCGGGAAGCAGACCTCGCCAGCCGGACCCGGCATAACGAGGCGCAGATCAGCCTGCTCAGGGCCGAGTTTCTCGGCGTCGATATCGACAACCCCGCCGCCACGCTTTCGGCGAAGGAAAGGCGCGAGCTGGCCGAGGCGGATATGCGCTGGTCCGAGGCGCAGCGTCGTCGCGGTCAGCTGGTCCCGCTCTCGGATGTTGTCGATCTGCTCGAAAGCATCGGGAAGATCGTCCGGGACGGGATCGAATCTATGCCCGACAGGATGGAGCGTGAGCTCGACCTCAGCCCTGCGGGAGTGGCCACTGTCGGGCGGATCGGTGCGGATATCCTGACAGCGATCTCCGATCGTATCGAGGAGGAAGAGTTGCAGGGGCGCGACCTGGCGGACATCGATCCGGGGGCGCGCCTCATGATTTGAAGGAGACGGCATGCGGACGCTCGAAAGCTTCGAACCCTTGCCGCCCTATGCCGACCCGCGCATCGGCCTGAAGCATGCTCTGCCGGCCTGGCGGCCCGCCGAAAAGATTTCAGTGACCGAGGCGGCCGAGAAATACATGCGGGTGAACGTGTCCGGGCAGTGGCAGCCCTTCCGGCGTGACGTCACCCCCTACATGGTCGAACCTTCGGACATGATCGCCACGCGGGCTTATCGCGGCCTGGCCTTCTGCGGACCGTCGCAGTCCGGCAAGACCCAGATGCTGCAATCGGCCATCGCCTACACGATCTGTGCGGATCCGGGACGGGTCGCCTTGTTCCAGATGACGCGCGAGGCTGCTGCCGAGTTTGAACGGAACAAGATTGCTCCGATGGTCCGCAACAGCCCGGAGTTGCGCAACCGTCAGTCGCAAGGTCGGGGCGCCGACAACATCTATCACAAGCTCTTTTCCGGCGGGACGCAGCTGACCCTCGACTGGCCAACGATCACGAAACTCAGTTCGGCCACCATCCGCCTGGTGCTCGGTACGGATTACGACCACTTCCCGGAAAGCATTGACGGAGAAGGGGATGCGTACTCGCTGATGCGGGCCCGCGCGAGAACCTACCTGTCACGCGGCATGGTTGTCGTCGAAAGCAGTCCTGGCGCGCCGCTGAAGGATGAGACCTGGCGGCCCGTGACGCCGCATGACTGCCCTCCGGTCGCTTATGGGGTGCTTTCGCTCTACCCCGATGGGACGCGCGGGAGGTGGTACTGGCCATGCCCGCATTGCGAGGCCGAACTTGAGCCCACCTTCC
This window encodes:
- a CDS encoding terminase small subunit: MLGSELPSQDVASDLLAVEVDAELAEKLRRFPLPAGVLDADMNQEEIAQALNTTVNTISKWIRDGMPVAQVGGNGRAYVLRLSHCWAWRNAREADLASRTRHNEAQISLLRAEFLGVDIDNPAATLSAKERRELAEADMRWSEAQRRRGQLVPLSDVVDLLESIGKIVRDGIESMPDRMERELDLSPAGVATVGRIGADILTAISDRIEEEELQGRDLADIDPGARLMI